From the Candidatus Methylomirabilota bacterium genome, one window contains:
- a CDS encoding short-chain dehydrogenase/reductase, which yields MDLELKGKTALITGGSKGIGLATARAMAGEGARVMICSRSAEALGDAAGTIKRETGQTVETLAVDLSELAGVERTASEALTRLGRLDILVNNAGAIKGGDFLTTPDDEWMRGWSLKLLGYIRMARTVFPVMQKQGGGRIVNVVGAAARNPATTYMMGGTANAALINFTKALADLGARSNILVTAVSPGPVKTERWDNLQRQQAQAAGKDLDTFLAELNKNYPLGRIATPEECADLICFLASARASFLSGVAITIDSGISRGVYL from the coding sequence ATGGATCTCGAGCTGAAGGGCAAGACAGCGCTCATCACGGGAGGCAGCAAGGGGATAGGGCTCGCCACGGCGCGGGCCATGGCGGGGGAAGGTGCGCGCGTCATGATCTGCTCCAGGAGCGCGGAGGCGCTCGGGGATGCCGCGGGCACCATCAAGCGAGAGACCGGACAGACGGTGGAAACGCTCGCCGTCGATCTCTCCGAGCTCGCGGGCGTGGAGCGGACGGCCTCCGAGGCCCTCACGCGCCTCGGCCGGCTCGATATCCTGGTCAACAACGCGGGCGCCATCAAGGGCGGGGACTTCCTGACGACCCCGGACGACGAGTGGATGCGCGGGTGGAGCCTCAAGCTCCTCGGCTACATCCGCATGGCGCGAACCGTTTTCCCGGTCATGCAGAAGCAGGGCGGGGGACGCATCGTCAACGTGGTGGGGGCAGCCGCCCGCAATCCCGCCACCACCTACATGATGGGCGGCACCGCGAATGCCGCGCTCATCAACTTCACCAAGGCCCTGGCCGATCTCGGCGCACGCTCCAATATCCTCGTCACGGCCGTCTCGCCGGGACCGGTGAAGACGGAGCGCTGGGACAACCTCCAGCGCCAGCAGGCCCAAGCCGCCGGCAAGGATCTCGACACCTTCCTGGCCGAATTGAACAAGAATTATCCGCTGGGACGCATCGCCACGCCCGAGGAGTGCGCCGACCTGATCTGTTTCCTGGCCTCGGCGCGGGCTTCCTTCCTGAGCGGGGTGGCGATCACCATAGACAGTGGCATCAGCCGGGGAGTCTACCTGTAG
- a CDS encoding DUF309 domain-containing protein, with product MALPLPLRNRLAELILDALHDPQARQALEVVAAVCVESGAPAAAQQVPQAFPADLFEHREGVWRLKGAWKAYEVEFAERAERARRMLRRRPFDPADPPLATALVSAALLFHAHLYFEVHELLEPYWMRADGSARVALQGLIQVAVGFQHLANRNVSGALSLLHDGCGKVLERQLEGVPLDPFGRALQRCLARIDELGDEAPTGFDWNEVPRFPVRVSDE from the coding sequence ATGGCGCTTCCCCTCCCGCTGCGCAACCGCCTGGCGGAGCTGATCCTGGACGCGCTCCACGATCCGCAGGCGCGCCAGGCTCTCGAGGTGGTCGCGGCCGTCTGCGTCGAGTCCGGCGCCCCCGCGGCGGCCCAACAAGTTCCCCAGGCCTTCCCCGCTGATCTCTTCGAGCACCGCGAGGGCGTCTGGCGGCTCAAGGGCGCTTGGAAGGCTTACGAGGTGGAATTCGCCGAGCGAGCGGAGCGGGCCCGGCGGATGCTGCGCCGTCGGCCCTTCGACCCCGCCGACCCGCCCCTCGCCACGGCCCTCGTCTCGGCCGCGCTGCTCTTCCACGCGCATCTCTACTTCGAGGTACACGAGCTCCTCGAGCCCTACTGGATGCGCGCCGACGGAAGTGCGCGCGTGGCCCTGCAGGGGCTCATCCAGGTCGCGGTCGGCTTCCAGCATCTGGCCAATCGCAATGTCAGCGGGGCCCTGTCGCTTCTCCACGACGGCTGCGGCAAGGTCCTCGAGCGGCAGCTCGAAGGCGTGCCCCTCGACCCCTTCGGCCGAGCGCTGCAGCGCTGCCTGGCGCGCATCGACGAGCTGGGAGACGAGGCGCCCACGGGCTTCGACTGGAACGAGGTGCCCCGCTTCCCGGTCCGTGTCTCCGATGAGTAA
- a CDS encoding RDD family protein: MQAQVRPAGFWIRVVAYFIDWFFLLLIQIVLWGVGWAVGGGAGSSRAVGAATYLFNWIIGALYFIVFHFRWGQTFGKMLMQIRVVRMDGGPLSLGQAIGRYFATFLSAFILLIGFIMVGLRSDKRALHDLLAGTRVERL, from the coding sequence GTGCAAGCTCAGGTCCGGCCCGCGGGCTTCTGGATACGCGTGGTGGCCTACTTCATCGATTGGTTCTTTCTGCTCCTGATCCAGATTGTCCTCTGGGGCGTGGGCTGGGCGGTGGGGGGTGGCGCCGGGAGCTCGAGAGCGGTGGGAGCGGCCACGTATCTCTTCAACTGGATCATTGGCGCCCTCTACTTCATCGTGTTCCACTTCCGCTGGGGCCAGACCTTCGGCAAGATGCTGATGCAGATCCGCGTCGTCCGCATGGACGGCGGTCCTCTCAGCCTCGGCCAGGCCATCGGGCGCTACTTCGCCACCTTCCTCTCGGCATTCATTCTCCTCATCGGCTTCATCATGGTCGGTCTGCGCAGCGACAAGCGGGCGCTCCACGATCTACTCGCGGGCACGCGCGTGGAGCGCTTGTAG
- the glp gene encoding gephyrin-like molybdotransferase Glp — protein MISVRDAQAQVLARITSVASPEIVPLASALGRVLAEDVRAEMDVPPTDNSAVDGYAVASSDVPATGTRAFDVAAELAAGAVFSGTLEPGQALRIMTGAPMPAGADTVYPQEVVTREGERITVGSIAPGANRRLRGEDVGAGQIVLPAGSVLRPQEIGVAASLGLAQLYVRQKPRVAVLSTGDEVAEPGSPRKSGQIYDSNRFSLRGLLEASGAEIVDDGIVPDQFDELQSRLLRASEYADIVLTSGGVSVGVHDLVKAVLQQAGGIDFWQVAMQPGRPMAVGSIGRAHFFGLPGNPVASMLTFHLFVRPALWKLAGRRDLFVTPFRALATERMSKRTGRREFKRGILTFAHDRWEVRTTGPQGSGILTSMTAANCFVVIEEARGDVAAGEPVWVEPFTPW, from the coding sequence ATGATCTCGGTCCGCGACGCGCAGGCCCAGGTCCTGGCCAGGATCACTAGTGTTGCGTCCCCCGAGATCGTCCCGCTGGCCAGCGCGCTCGGTCGTGTCCTTGCCGAGGACGTTCGCGCCGAGATGGACGTACCCCCCACGGACAATTCAGCCGTGGACGGCTATGCCGTTGCCTCCTCGGATGTCCCCGCCACGGGCACACGCGCATTCGACGTCGCCGCCGAGCTGGCCGCGGGAGCGGTCTTCTCCGGCACCCTCGAGCCGGGTCAGGCCCTTCGCATCATGACGGGGGCGCCCATGCCGGCCGGCGCCGACACGGTCTATCCCCAGGAAGTCGTCACGCGCGAGGGTGAGCGCATCACGGTGGGCTCCATCGCACCCGGAGCGAACCGGCGCCTGCGCGGCGAGGATGTGGGCGCGGGCCAGATCGTGCTCCCCGCGGGCAGCGTCCTGCGGCCCCAGGAGATCGGCGTGGCCGCCTCCCTTGGTCTCGCGCAGCTCTACGTCAGACAGAAGCCGCGCGTGGCCGTGCTCTCGACCGGGGACGAGGTTGCCGAGCCTGGATCGCCGCGCAAGTCTGGGCAGATCTACGACTCCAATCGCTTTTCCCTGCGCGGCCTCCTCGAGGCGAGCGGCGCCGAGATCGTGGATGACGGCATCGTGCCGGACCAGTTCGACGAGCTCCAGTCACGCCTTCTCCGGGCCTCCGAGTACGCGGATATCGTGTTGACCTCGGGTGGCGTCTCCGTGGGCGTTCACGACCTCGTGAAGGCCGTCCTCCAGCAGGCCGGCGGCATCGACTTCTGGCAAGTGGCCATGCAGCCGGGACGGCCCATGGCCGTGGGGAGTATTGGCCGCGCGCACTTCTTCGGCCTGCCGGGCAATCCGGTCGCCTCCATGCTGACCTTCCACCTCTTCGTGCGGCCGGCCCTCTGGAAGCTTGCCGGTCGACGCGACCTCTTCGTGACACCCTTTCGCGCCCTCGCCACGGAGCGCATGAGCAAGCGGACGGGACGCCGCGAATTCAAGCGCGGCATCCTGACCTTTGCTCACGACCGGTGGGAGGTGCGCACCACGGGCCCCCAGGGTTCGGGCATACTGACCTCCATGACGGCCGCGAATTGCTTCGTGGTGATCGAGGAGGCGCGCGGCGACGTGGCCGCGGGTGAGCCTGTGTGGGTCGAGCCCTTCACGCCCTGGTAA
- a CDS encoding TldD/PmbA family protein produces MPSAIRTDLIDGLKPLVSDLAMGYARRLPHLAYADIRLEIGEGKYASSENGASKSSGEDTALAFGIRVLAGDRSIAPGYFGRGLGEADLSRIEAVLKEGLEAAYRRAVANADGKAEARGKFGPLGESLADTRLHPIRICQDTVPAVYEMDPRAVDLGAMVRFTEEISRRIKATEPVVGFNYISTMTQLSRELFASSEGALIDQAFALTQGMCYVVASGTGNSQELYDVVGHQRGWEILERGVDDPLMPFPPFPAFALAMAREAAELAAAPSLPSLEGEVTVVTDPHYNTLVSHEIIGHPMELDRGLKMETAYAGRSWLLKDLDDTQVGRQIASPLVSAFSDPSLPGYGHYTYDHEGTPARRVAHIDRGIFKGFMNSRQTAAIFGGEPNGHWKATEAPLVPLIRMSNTVFDGGDRDPAEIIKEVDHGYYLVGHKTPSIAESRENFRISARKVYEIRHGQLGRLYRDGGIMADSRDYLMKVDAVGRDFRLYPIPNCGKGQPMQTKKLGNGGPTMRSRAILTGGQG; encoded by the coding sequence ATGCCTTCCGCCATCCGCACCGACCTGATCGACGGCCTGAAGCCGCTCGTGAGCGATCTCGCCATGGGCTATGCGCGCCGGCTGCCGCATCTCGCGTATGCCGATATCCGGCTCGAGATCGGCGAGGGAAAGTACGCCTCGTCCGAGAACGGCGCCTCCAAGAGCTCCGGGGAAGACACGGCGCTGGCCTTTGGCATCCGGGTGCTCGCGGGCGACCGCTCGATCGCCCCCGGGTATTTCGGCCGCGGGCTGGGCGAGGCCGACCTCTCCCGCATAGAGGCCGTGCTCAAGGAAGGGCTCGAGGCCGCCTATCGACGCGCCGTGGCCAATGCCGACGGGAAGGCGGAGGCGCGCGGCAAGTTCGGCCCGTTGGGCGAGTCGCTTGCCGATACGCGATTGCATCCGATCCGCATCTGCCAGGACACCGTGCCCGCGGTCTACGAGATGGACCCGCGCGCGGTAGACCTGGGCGCCATGGTCCGGTTCACCGAGGAGATCTCGCGGCGGATCAAGGCGACCGAGCCCGTGGTCGGCTTCAACTACATCTCGACCATGACCCAGCTTTCGCGCGAGCTTTTCGCCTCGTCCGAGGGCGCCCTCATCGACCAGGCCTTCGCCCTCACGCAGGGCATGTGCTATGTCGTGGCCAGCGGCACCGGCAACAGCCAGGAGCTCTACGACGTCGTCGGCCATCAGCGGGGCTGGGAGATCCTGGAGCGCGGCGTGGACGATCCGCTCATGCCCTTTCCTCCCTTCCCCGCCTTCGCCCTCGCCATGGCCCGCGAGGCCGCCGAGCTCGCCGCCGCGCCATCGCTGCCGAGCCTCGAGGGCGAGGTGACCGTGGTCACCGACCCCCACTACAACACGCTCGTCTCCCACGAGATCATCGGCCATCCCATGGAGCTCGACCGCGGGCTCAAGATGGAGACGGCCTATGCGGGACGCTCCTGGCTGCTCAAGGACCTCGATGACACCCAGGTCGGTCGCCAGATCGCTTCCCCGCTCGTCTCGGCCTTCTCGGATCCCTCGCTCCCCGGCTACGGGCACTACACGTACGACCACGAGGGCACGCCCGCTCGGCGCGTGGCGCATATCGACCGGGGCATCTTCAAGGGCTTCATGAACAGCCGCCAGACCGCCGCGATATTCGGCGGGGAGCCCAATGGCCACTGGAAGGCGACCGAGGCGCCCCTCGTTCCGCTCATCCGCATGTCCAATACGGTGTTCGACGGGGGCGACCGGGACCCCGCGGAGATCATCAAGGAAGTCGATCACGGCTACTACCTCGTCGGCCACAAGACACCGTCCATCGCGGAGAGCCGGGAGAACTTCCGGATCTCCGCCCGCAAGGTGTACGAGATTCGCCACGGGCAGCTGGGGCGCCTGTATCGAGATGGCGGCATCATGGCCGACAGTCGAGACTACCTCATGAAGGTGGACGCCGTCGGCCGTGACTTCCGACTCTATCCCATTCCGAATTGCGGCAAGGGACAGCCCATGCAGACCAAGAAGCTCGGCAATGGCGGCCCCACCATGCGCAGCCGCGCCATCCTCACGGGAGGCCAGGGCTGA
- a CDS encoding rhodanese-like domain-containing protein gives MRGRFFAALLLATAMLWAAPAPADDPEVPEKYVSVEAAKALVDKRQRVVFVDVREKPQYDDLHIKGAINIPLDSMRGRLRDIPRKDFVVLY, from the coding sequence ATGAGGGGGCGGTTCTTCGCGGCGCTCCTCCTCGCGACGGCGATGCTGTGGGCGGCCCCGGCCCCGGCCGATGATCCGGAGGTGCCGGAGAAGTACGTCTCCGTAGAAGCGGCCAAGGCGCTCGTGGACAAGCGGCAACGTGTCGTCTTTGTCGATGTGAGAGAGAAGCCGCAGTACGACGATCTCCACATCAAGGGCGCCATCAATATCCCGCTCGACTCCATGCGCGGCCGTCTGCGCGACATCCCGCGTAAGGACTTCGTCGTCCTCTACTGA
- a CDS encoding metallopeptidase TldD-related protein — MPALSDLARAVGEGLAFVRAQPGVREVEIFVAENRTLLTRLNYTSHIPCNGVEEPKSAEMYGVGIQAAFDSPDGVLIGFGSEPSDLSTAGMRRAFDKARQGAVRDPEFRSLPRPGGAKRELFDYHDPALLALSDAQLVESGWKVLQGGLRAFLASGSLAELAGSEAELRRLGLILGGDVTIVQESMAIASSHMPEAQTDVSTPMMGFVTAMVESREAKGSGWSTGTRLDHFTDEAGVDAARRAIEAIGGERIPSGDYTVIFGRQPVADLMNNLVVPSCQAGSFYSSSTHFLGKLGQLVASPRLSIYDHGAMPGFMGSKGITCEGLPTGRTDLIKEGVFTGTLTNWYEAQRLLHDPELKVKLGVDAAAAAPALVARNGFRYTGGGGRAFDTSPETAASNIIVEGSDPVALDELIKSVCDGLYIGRIWYTYPINGLRAGDFTCTVVGDSFTIRDGRIAAPLKANCVRINDNITRLLTHIAGITKDQRGTLVWGVDEVVYTPEIAVTGVHVDAIAGFMEATD; from the coding sequence GTGCCGGCCCTGTCTGATCTCGCTCGCGCCGTGGGTGAAGGTCTCGCCTTCGTGCGGGCTCAGCCCGGCGTGCGAGAGGTCGAGATCTTCGTGGCGGAGAACCGTACCCTTCTGACCCGGCTCAACTACACCTCGCACATCCCCTGCAATGGCGTGGAGGAGCCGAAGAGCGCCGAGATGTATGGCGTGGGCATACAGGCCGCCTTCGACTCGCCCGACGGCGTCCTCATTGGCTTCGGATCCGAGCCCAGCGATCTCTCGACCGCCGGCATGCGACGGGCCTTCGACAAGGCGCGCCAGGGGGCGGTGCGGGATCCCGAGTTCCGCTCCCTGCCCCGACCGGGAGGAGCGAAGCGCGAGCTCTTCGACTATCACGATCCCGCCCTGCTCGCCCTCAGCGATGCGCAGCTCGTCGAGTCGGGGTGGAAGGTGCTGCAAGGCGGGCTCCGCGCGTTTCTCGCCTCCGGTAGCCTGGCCGAGCTCGCGGGCTCGGAGGCCGAGCTTCGCCGGCTGGGCCTCATCCTGGGTGGCGATGTCACCATCGTCCAGGAATCCATGGCCATTGCCTCGAGCCATATGCCCGAGGCCCAGACGGATGTGTCCACCCCCATGATGGGCTTCGTGACGGCCATGGTGGAATCGCGGGAGGCCAAGGGCTCGGGCTGGTCCACGGGCACGCGGCTCGATCATTTCACCGACGAGGCCGGCGTGGACGCGGCCCGGCGGGCCATCGAAGCCATCGGCGGCGAGCGCATCCCATCGGGCGACTACACGGTGATCTTCGGCCGGCAACCCGTCGCGGATCTCATGAACAACCTGGTCGTCCCCTCCTGTCAGGCGGGCTCCTTCTATTCCTCGAGCACGCACTTTCTGGGTAAGCTCGGCCAGCTCGTCGCCTCGCCGCGACTGTCCATCTACGACCACGGCGCCATGCCGGGCTTCATGGGCTCCAAGGGCATCACCTGCGAGGGGCTGCCGACCGGCCGCACGGACCTGATCAAGGAGGGAGTCTTCACGGGCACCCTCACCAACTGGTACGAGGCGCAGCGCCTCCTCCACGACCCCGAGCTCAAGGTGAAGCTCGGGGTGGACGCGGCGGCCGCCGCGCCCGCCCTCGTGGCCCGCAACGGCTTTCGCTATACGGGGGGCGGCGGGCGCGCCTTCGATACCTCGCCCGAGACCGCGGCCTCCAATATCATCGTCGAGGGCAGCGACCCCGTTGCCCTCGACGAGCTGATCAAGAGCGTGTGCGACGGGCTCTACATCGGCCGCATCTGGTACACGTACCCCATCAACGGGCTCCGTGCGGGAGACTTCACTTGCACCGTGGTGGGAGACTCCTTTACCATTCGCGACGGGCGCATCGCGGCGCCCCTCAAGGCCAACTGCGTGCGGATCAACGACAATATCACGAGGCTGCTCACGCACATCGCCGGCATCACCAAGGACCAGCGCGGCACTCTGGTGTGGGGCGTCGATGAGGTCGTCTACACGCCCGAGATCGCCGTCACCGGCGTTCACGTCGATGCCATCGCGGGCTTCATGGAGGCAACTGACTGA
- a CDS encoding transketolase: protein MANPDLAKLEAIARDGRVQILRMLTHAGSGHPGGSLSVIDILTVLYFSRMKYDSKRPTWEDRDRFVLSKGHCVPAQYYCMARAGFFPESQLLTLRKLGSPLQGHPDRMALPGIEAATGSLGQGLSVSMGMALGLKLAGKGARVYCVMGDGETQEGQVWESLMSGPKLGAPDHHLDNLCVVLDYNGVQLDNFVKKILDIEPIVDKVKAFGWPVLDINGHDLAQIDKAFDQAEATKGAPTFIVAHTVKGKGVSFMENDPEWHGKAPKPNEAIEAIREVVGEPVPASVQPILDELKALEKK from the coding sequence ATGGCCAATCCCGATCTCGCCAAGCTCGAAGCCATTGCCCGCGACGGGCGCGTGCAGATCCTCCGCATGCTCACCCATGCGGGCTCGGGTCATCCGGGCGGTTCTCTCTCCGTCATCGACATCCTGACCGTGCTCTACTTCAGCCGCATGAAGTACGATTCCAAGCGCCCGACCTGGGAGGACCGCGACCGCTTCGTCCTCTCCAAGGGCCACTGCGTCCCCGCCCAGTACTACTGCATGGCCCGGGCGGGCTTTTTCCCCGAGAGCCAGCTCCTCACCCTGCGTAAGCTTGGCAGCCCGCTCCAGGGTCACCCCGATCGCATGGCGCTCCCGGGCATCGAGGCGGCCACGGGCTCGCTCGGCCAGGGGCTGTCGGTCTCCATGGGGATGGCCTTGGGACTCAAGCTGGCCGGCAAGGGCGCGCGCGTGTACTGCGTGATGGGCGACGGCGAGACCCAGGAGGGCCAGGTCTGGGAAAGCCTCATGTCGGGGCCCAAGCTCGGAGCGCCCGACCATCACCTGGACAACCTCTGCGTCGTCCTCGACTACAACGGGGTCCAGCTCGACAACTTCGTGAAGAAGATCCTCGACATCGAGCCGATCGTCGACAAGGTCAAGGCCTTCGGCTGGCCGGTCCTCGACATCAACGGCCACGATCTCGCCCAGATCGACAAGGCCTTCGATCAGGCCGAAGCGACCAAGGGGGCGCCCACCTTCATCGTGGCCCACACCGTCAAGGGCAAGGGCGTGTCCTTCATGGAGAACGACCCCGAGTGGCATGGCAAGGCGCCCAAGCCCAATGAGGCCATCGAGGCCATCCGCGAAGTGGTCGGCGAGCCCGTTCCCGCCTCGGTGCAACCCATCCTCGACGAGCTGAAAGCTCTGGAGAAAAAGTGA
- a CDS encoding transketolase C-terminal domain-containing protein, with product MPAKASRAAFGEALLDLGAKDERIVTVDADLSKSTMTAKFAKTYPSRAFNVGIAESGMIGLAAGLALAGRIPFACSFACFLVGRFETIRVSVAYSNAPVILVGTHVGVAIGEDGYSQMGLEDMGCLRSLPNIPIIQPADEIETKQAVAYAVEHRNPLYLRLTRQNLEPVHDDKYQFRFGRADVLRAGTDVSILATGGTVWNSLEAAKKLASDGVQAEVINVATVKPLDEEALLLSAGKTGRVVTVEDHSIHGGLGGAVAELLGEIMPTPVKRLGVVGFGESGDAKGLYAKHGLDPDGIARSVLKFLNR from the coding sequence ATGCCCGCCAAAGCCTCCCGCGCCGCGTTCGGAGAAGCCCTCCTCGACCTCGGGGCCAAGGACGAGCGCATCGTGACGGTGGACGCCGATCTGTCGAAGTCCACCATGACGGCCAAGTTCGCCAAGACCTATCCCTCCCGCGCCTTCAATGTCGGCATCGCGGAATCGGGGATGATCGGGCTTGCCGCCGGGCTAGCCCTGGCGGGCCGCATCCCCTTCGCCTGCTCCTTCGCCTGCTTTCTCGTCGGGCGCTTCGAGACCATTCGCGTCTCCGTCGCCTACAGCAATGCCCCCGTCATCCTCGTGGGCACACATGTGGGCGTGGCCATCGGCGAGGACGGGTACTCACAGATGGGGCTGGAAGACATGGGCTGCCTCCGGTCGCTGCCGAATATCCCGATCATCCAGCCCGCCGATGAGATCGAGACCAAGCAGGCCGTGGCCTACGCCGTCGAGCACCGCAATCCGCTCTACCTGCGGCTGACGCGCCAGAACCTGGAGCCGGTCCACGACGACAAGTACCAGTTCCGCTTCGGCAGGGCCGATGTCCTTCGCGCGGGAACCGACGTGTCGATTCTCGCCACCGGGGGTACCGTGTGGAACTCCCTGGAGGCGGCCAAGAAGCTCGCCTCCGATGGGGTCCAGGCCGAAGTGATCAATGTCGCCACCGTGAAGCCGCTCGACGAGGAGGCCCTGCTCCTGTCGGCCGGCAAGACCGGCCGCGTGGTCACCGTCGAGGATCACTCCATCCACGGCGGGCTCGGCGGCGCGGTGGCCGAGCTCCTGGGCGAGATCATGCCGACGCCCGTGAAGCGCCTCGGCGTGGTCGGTTTCGGCGAGTCCGGGGACGCCAAGGGCCTCTACGCCAAGCACGGCCTCGATCCCGACGGCATCGCCCGGAGCGTGCTGAAGTTCCTGAACCGCTAG
- a CDS encoding carbohydrate porin, which translates to MDARRGPRSLSAATGYALQVMILLVLPLLLLAAPATSLAQEPAPEDSPAVSSARAGLERRQTLPPPGLIPPAFSVNGVLRGGAQWIVNPPRAKDDVFGFGAFDAILIWRPTPNVTLLADVEAIVGPGPDAALGTLSLLNAETERLFGDDTKVFLREAWIRLQSSDASIRFNVGKLDVTHYFDRNFFAEDETRQFLNAALAGNPLLGQPRNGPGTSLRISQGDWRYAFGVHAPGDVDDDLSGLPYFIAELGRRRIFPLVGHYRWWARVGSVPEHRDDLTWGTGLSIDQLVIADTGVFVRAGLSRSEGESLTSHAWSAGVQHTPSWLGRAKDLAGVGYSFLRQPEGREQVAEAYYNLSLADCCAIIANVQWILSGPNLVSGRRNRDVVVPGLRALISF; encoded by the coding sequence GTGGATGCTCGACGAGGACCGCGCTCGCTGAGCGCGGCGACCGGCTATGCTCTCCAGGTGATGATCCTCCTCGTGCTGCCGCTCCTGCTCCTCGCCGCGCCGGCGACCAGCCTCGCGCAGGAGCCGGCCCCGGAAGACTCGCCAGCTGTATCGTCCGCCCGCGCCGGCCTCGAGCGGCGCCAGACGCTGCCGCCCCCCGGGCTGATCCCCCCGGCCTTCTCGGTCAACGGGGTGCTGCGGGGCGGCGCGCAGTGGATCGTGAACCCTCCGCGCGCGAAGGACGACGTCTTCGGGTTTGGCGCGTTTGACGCCATCCTGATCTGGCGTCCCACGCCGAACGTCACCCTGCTCGCGGACGTCGAGGCCATCGTCGGCCCCGGGCCCGACGCAGCCCTGGGCACCCTGTCGCTCCTGAACGCCGAGACCGAGCGGCTCTTCGGGGACGACACCAAGGTCTTCCTGCGCGAGGCGTGGATCCGGCTGCAGTCGAGCGACGCCTCCATCCGGTTCAACGTGGGCAAGCTCGACGTCACGCACTACTTCGACCGCAACTTCTTCGCGGAGGACGAGACGCGGCAGTTCCTGAACGCCGCGTTGGCCGGCAACCCGCTCCTCGGGCAGCCGCGGAACGGTCCGGGCACCTCGCTCCGGATCAGTCAGGGCGACTGGCGCTACGCGTTCGGCGTGCACGCGCCCGGCGACGTGGACGACGACCTCTCGGGCCTGCCGTATTTCATCGCCGAGCTCGGCCGCCGACGCATCTTCCCGCTCGTTGGCCACTATCGCTGGTGGGCGCGCGTCGGCTCCGTGCCCGAGCACCGCGACGACCTCACGTGGGGCACGGGCCTCAGCATCGATCAGCTCGTCATCGCCGACACCGGCGTCTTCGTGCGCGCCGGACTCAGCCGCAGCGAGGGCGAGTCGCTGACCTCGCACGCGTGGTCCGCGGGCGTGCAGCACACGCCCTCGTGGCTCGGCCGCGCGAAAGACCTGGCCGGGGTCGGCTACTCGTTCCTGCGCCAGCCCGAGGGGCGCGAGCAGGTGGCCGAGGCCTACTACAACCTCTCCCTGGCCGACTGTTGCGCGATCATCGCGAACGTGCAATGGATCCTGTCCGGCCCGAACCTGGTCAGCGGCCGGCGCAATCGCGACGTGGTGGTGCCCGGCCTCCGGGCGCTGATCTCGTTCTAG